One window of Salmo salar chromosome ssa11, Ssal_v3.1, whole genome shotgun sequence genomic DNA carries:
- the LOC106562752 gene encoding acyl-coenzyme A diphosphatase NUDT19-like translates to MNTALRHWKEAATVILAAGTRHKLTVDSLTRCVDKGTSTPVISGHPNLPDRFAFDYEVLLLKRSGTSRFMPNAYVFLGGMVDLSDFLSQWLDLFKSFWSLLNFGLGFVKQPPETRPIFSTDRKKLGSPFPGDVALRICAVRETFEESGVLLVVPKEEESILLNNSIENNRYSHELVKWRVLVNENPSNFIRMCRELECLPNWGLHEWGNWLTPTGVYGKQRRYDTAFYICCLQETPPHTMQDEKEIVHFKVIP, encoded by the exons ATGAATACGGCTCTGAGACACTGGAAGGAAGCCGCGACGGTCATACTAGCTGCTGGTACGAGACATAAACTCACTGTAGATAGTTTGACAAGGTGCGTCGATAAAGGCACCTCTACACCTGTCATCAGTGGACATCCCAACTTGCCTGACAGGTTCGCCTTCGACTATGAAGTGTTGTTGTTGAAACGAAGCGGTACGAGTCGTTTCATGCCGAATGCTTATGTCTTTCTCGGCGGTATGGTGGATCTGTCAGATTTCTTAAGTCAATGGCTTGATCTTTTTAAATCTTTTTGGAGCTTACTGAATTTTGGACTGGGATTTGTGAAACAGCCTCCGGAGACGAGACCTATCTTCTCCACAGACAGAAAGAAACTGGGTTCTCCCTTTCCAGGAGACGTCGCATTGAGAATCTGTGCAGTGAGGGAAACGTTTGAGGAGTCAGGTGTACTTCTAGTCGTGCCAAAAGAGGAAGAGAGTATTTTACTTAATAACAGCATCGAGAACAACAGATACAGTCA TGAATTGGTTAAATGGAGAGTGCTGGTAAATGAGAACCCCTCTAACTTCATCAGGATGTGCAGGGAGCTGGAGTGTCTACCTAACTGGGGTCTGCATGAATGGGGTAACTGGCTGACCCCTACTGGTGTGTACGGGAAACAGAGGAGGTACGACACGGCCTTCTACATCTGCTGCTTGCAGGaaacaccacctcacaccatgCAAGACGAGAAGGAAATTGTGCACTTTAAGGTGATCCCATAG